TGCTGTGTAGCATCCTTGTTCCATAACTTACAAACTCCTGATGGTTTAGTTGCGCTGTATGCGCGAATAACACGATTTGCCCAAAAAACGTTTTGTCAATTCTTTGCGGGTAGACGCTTTTAAGTTTACCCGAAAAATCTTGACACCCGAATAAAAGAATTTATTATATTAAAATTTTGTTTAAACACAATGATAAAGTAATAAAAGAGCCAAAGGAGACATAAATGGCCGATTCCAACACGCTGCCCAAAAATGCAGACGAGCAGATCGCAAAGCTTAGGCACGCACTGGTCCAAAATGCCGAATGCGGTACAACCCACTATAACCTGGCCGTTGCGCTGATCGGCAAGCAGGAATTTTCGGAGGCGGAAAAGGTGCTTCATGACGCCATTGATTGCAGCCCCACCCTGGCAGAGGCCTATGTCCAGCTCGGCGGAATTTGCCTACAACGCGGGGACATTGAAGGCTGTTTTCGGTTCAATCAGCGTGCCACCAAGGCCCGGGCCGGCTTTGCCGAAGGCTATGCAAATATGGGGTTTGTTTTGCTGCAGCTGGTGGATGGTAAGGATGCCAAGGAAGATGAGGAAAAGGTGGACAAGGCAATTAAGAATTTAAAAAAAGCCATTATCCACAATAAAAATTTTGTCCAGGCATATACCACTTTGGGTACCGCCTATTTTATGAAAGGCCTGGTTGAAGAGGGGATTAAGGCCAATCTTCAGGCTTTGTCCGTGGAACCTAAATTCCCCATTGCCCATAACAACCTGGCCGTGGCCTATCTTCAACTCGAAGATTATAAACGCGCCATTGAGCATTGTGACATCGCCGTGGATTTAGGGTTTGAAGTCAATCCGGCAATGCTGGATGAGCTTGCCCCACACCGGAACGCATAATCCGATCTGTGATGACAGGTTTTTATTGACATGCGCAGTTATAAATTCTATATCAGCTATGTTATTTTGCTTATAGTGTCTGATTTTAAGCGTTTATTTTTTCACTAACGCTTTGAAATGATAGAAAAAAGAATATTGATGGAAAGTTTGGAACAATCTTTTCATTGTTGCATGTAAATCAACTTTTAACGGAGGTAAGTAAATGGCTAAGCATGAAACTCCTTTACTGGACGAGCTGGAAAACGGCCCGTGGCCTAGCTTTGTTTCTGACCTGAAACAGCAAGCAGAAGTCAGAGCCAAAAACGAAAAAGGCGTTGAGTTCCAGATCCCCCAGGATTGTGTAGATGATCTTCTTGGTGTTGTAGAACTCTCTTACAAACATGGACGTACCCACTGGAAACACGGCGGCATCGTTGGCGTATTCGGTTACGGCGGCGGCGTTATCGGTCGTTACTGCGATCAGCCCAATCTGTTCCCCGGTGTTGAACATTTTCATACCATGCGTGTAAACCAGCCCTGCGGTAAATACTACAGCACTGAATATCTCAGACAATTGACTGATCTGTGGGATTTCAGGGGTTCCGGCGTAACCAATATGCATGGCGCCACCGGCGATATCATCCTTTTGGGTACCACCACTCCCCAGTTGGAAGAAGTGTTCTGGACACTGACCCACGACTTCAACCAGGATCTGGGCGGTTCCGGCTCCAACCTGAGAACTCCTGCTGACTGTCTTGGACAGTCCAGATGTGAATACTCCTGCT
This window of the uncultured Desulfobacter sp. genome carries:
- a CDS encoding tetratricopeptide repeat protein, which codes for MADSNTLPKNADEQIAKLRHALVQNAECGTTHYNLAVALIGKQEFSEAEKVLHDAIDCSPTLAEAYVQLGGICLQRGDIEGCFRFNQRATKARAGFAEGYANMGFVLLQLVDGKDAKEDEEKVDKAIKNLKKAIIHNKNFVQAYTTLGTAYFMKGLVEEGIKANLQALSVEPKFPIAHNNLAVAYLQLEDYKRAIEHCDIAVDLGFEVNPAMLDELAPHRNA